GCATTGCCCTCGCCGCCAATGCTTCAGAAAGGGTAGCTTATTTGGAGGCCACTGCATTCAGATGGAGAGCGTGTCGGTGAGAAGGCACCACTGCCGCCACAGGAGTtgttgaagaagaggaagaggaaatggagtgaGTGATTGGACATCGGTGCAGTCCTGCAGATGATTTGAACCGCGTCTTGGACTAACCTTAATATGCATACTGACGCATCAACAAGTGCGGATGATGCTAGATATACAGGGACTTGCGATTTGCGAATGTCACAATCAAACTTCTCGATCTCAATAAGAGTCTATTACACtgttatatacatatattttgaCTCTCCATTTCTAGTTTCATAGCCTTTGCAGTTACTTCATCAATGTTACCTACCAAATAAGGCTAGTTCGAGAACATTCAGATTGTGCAATGGACTTTGACACAAATTCTGTCTGGAGAAATActcaaattcaaatatattaaaTGAACCACATTCAGCCCTAGcgaccaaaaaacaaagaaatagcaAACAAATTGGCTTATTGGGCGCTGGAATTCAACTAGGCCAAATCTCAAAGTATACAACtatgcatgtgtttaatttagGGTCGGCTGGCGTTGATGCCATTTACCATTTATGGAAGGTCGTGTGGTTTCTGGTGAATGCATGATTAAGTTCATCAATGTCTGTCAAATGATGTCGGTATCAGTCTTTTTACAAAGAGTATAAAGAATTGTATCAGAAAAGTAAAAGCAGATTGGTACAGGTTTGGAATCTTgcaaatattttgataatgtgattatCGCTGTTGGTATACCATATTCGTTGTCTGAAGCCGGAACAACTTGGTAGACAAGTTAAGTTTCAAAGAAATGAACAGTGTTAAGTACCAAGGAACGCAAAAGTGTGGCGAACCAAACCGAGAGACTAGGTATAAGTGAGAAAGACCACCAGGATTTTCAGTTGAACAGTCCGTGGAGTTTGACGGAAATATCGCTCATCTCATTGGTAATGTTATACATTCATAGAATATCAATCTACATGATCGTGGAATGAGAGATGAAACTGATCTTCCAATTTCCAAGTCTGATTACGAACTGCCTTCAGAGAGCACTTGATCTCCTAAGTTGAAATTCTCGTATAATTCTTGCTAAGTGCTTTGAATCTCCAAGTGAAATCCACCTAACCATTCTCTCCTCATTCACTGTAACTCTAAGAAAAACACATTCAATCTAAAGAAAGGCATGAAAATTACCTCAAGTAGTTCAGTCATGCATTACCACTTTACCATGTTTACTGCTTTCCTCTAAACTCTATTATTCTCTCTTCAAGGCTTCCATTATTTGACATCGTCACTTCCCAATGTTGCGACGGTGGTCATGTCGGAGGATACAATATGGGCTTTGGCGGCATTTGCAGTGATCCCAAGCTTccttccaacatttcaatcacCTTCACAATTGGAGGTCGATCGGACGGACTAGTTTGAATGCACCACAAACTCACAATAATCATCTTCCTCACTagcacttcctcctcctctgacACATTCATCAGCAATTTCAGATCTTTGCTGGGCTCCAAGTTTCCATAAATCCATTCTGGAAAGTACATATCATTGTTGTTGGAAACTATGATGTCAGAATTTCTGAAGCCTAACATTTCAAGAATCAACATGCCATAACTGTAAACATCGGACTTGTGAGAGATTCTCCCCAAGTTTCGAAAAACAACTTCTGGTGCAATAAACCCGACTGTTCCCCTCATGCCGAGAGTTGATACAACACTATCTTGCCTATGACAGAGTTTAGCAAggccaaaatctgaaatcttggGGATAAAATCTTGATCAAGCAAAATGTTCTGAGGTTTTATATCGAAATGCAAGATTTTGGTATTGCATCCTCGGTGTAGATACTCTAGTCCACGAGCAATGCCAATTGCAATTTGATATAGTATCTTCCATTCCAAGGAACTACTCATATTCAAAGCTTTTCTAGAATACATGAACTTATCCAATGAACCATTAGGCATGTACTCGAAAACTAGagctcttttcttcctctcgtAACAAAAACCTAAGAGAGTGATTACATTAACGTGAGAAGTTCTACTGATGCTCATGACTTCATTGATAAATTCTTCTGGGCTACTTTTCGACTCCGTCAGAATTTTCACGGCCACAAGACCAACATCTCTGATCTCCCCTTTATACACTGCACCAAAACCTCCTTGACCTAATTTCTCTGAAAATGAGTCGGTCATTTTCTTTAGATCAATATATTGGTATCTTCTTGGAACAAGAGATCCATGGATTCCCATCAATTTCTCAATATCAGGATCTTTCTCGCTCTTGAAGAGTGGAAACTTCCATGAGAAGACTCCTGTTTTAATCTtgaggatgaaaatgatgaCAATCGCAAATATTGAAGCACCAATGATAGCAAGAACTCCAGCTGTCCTTTTCAaacattgaaaatttaaatgaaTCAGTGATTCATCGAAGCCAAAGATACAAATTCAGTGATATCAAAGAGATCGTTTACCTGCAGACGATATAAGCCGCCTGCTAAATCCTGGAAAAAGACAATCTATTATTTCGAGGGTTGACTACAGTTACAGGAATCTGATGCAAATTATATCTAAGAAGTTTTGTGAAATCTTTTTAGTGCTTCAGTAAAAAACTTATTACGTCTTAACACAGGTATCTAACACTAAGTTCAGTAAAATAAGAGGCAATGGCAACAGAGATGGACAACTGAATGGTTAATTAAATTTCTTGATAATATAAAGATCCAATTGCTGTTGGATTGGTgctcttgaaagaaaatctatttccTGTCTGCTTGTTAGTTTTTTGTTTTGCAGTCTGCACGTTTTTCCAGGATTATGGTAACTTATAGAAGGTTTGGTCACGGTAGAGCCTTCTCAGCATCGTAGGCCCAAAACCATATTGATCATTTTATGACATAGGAGCAGAGTTTATTTTTTACATTATGAATACATCAAacatgcttctttttttctgctgGCGATAGCTGTACCACTTTAAGCTCCTTTGGCAGAGTCAAGTTCTCACGGCAACTGTAATGAAATTAACTTCTGCTCAGACGTGAATACGTGTAGATGAATCTACTGTCATGGTGATGTAGATTCTTAGGAGCTGCCTAGTAATCTTTGGGTATTTGCTCTTTAGGGCTGGATGTGGCGACCACATAAGCACCACCTGACGACCACCTTGGCCATTGCACATCAATAGTTGCATTTAAGTCTTAAGTATGACAGGGATAATCtggctgattttctttttgaaaaaggttAGTGTCCAGGGTAATTTCTCCAAGACTCAAGGGTGTCTGAGTAATTGCCTAATATCAACGTGATTTGGGATTCCCTTTAACAGTAAGCAACATTATTATTGGCACCATTCATGGAACAAATGATGGGTTGAAGAACTTCAATTGGCCAATAGCAGGAAGATTCAATCATAGATCTCTTCATGCAAACCTGACACTGGTCATGAGCAAGTAAGCTATTGAAGGATGGGGCTAAATGATGCTTCCTCTACATATCCTGCTGCCGCATGGGGTCCGAAATTGAAAAGGGATATTAGGGGCTTAAATTATATAATGCACTGAATAGTAGATTTTTATGCGCAAAGTGAGGCTTTGGTGCATAAACATATACAAGTCCTTCAGATTTTGGATAACAGTAGGAGGTTGATGATCTGACGTGCCTTTGTTTTCTCCACAAGAATGAGAGTTTCATAAAGTACTGGCCACTTGAATTCTGGTAATGACTTGCTTAACTGCGCTATATGTTGGGAACCAACCAGTATATTCCAGGAATGGCTTCTCCAGAATTACTTAATTCATAGAgttcaaagtgaagaagaatTTACCAGCACTGGAATGAACAGGCTTTGAAATTATTGGTGCTAGGCAGTATTTTGTGGAGCATCGGCCATCcagaattttttattagttaatgCTTGCTTACTTTTTTTCCATCACCGGATCAAATCGAATCACTGGTCGAATACTCATCTTCGTGATGAAAGTCAAGATAAGGTCCTTCTGCCGTTTGAATGTATATGGCCAAAGATGGTACCGATGAATGTAAATGGCCAAAGATGGTACCAAAAGTACTAAAAGTTCACTTTGTAATTGTCCCATAGAAAATTGTCAGCTTAGGTAAGAAGCTCTAAGCAAAAGATTAGGAAAATAGTAGCGTTCAATCCCGTCTCAGTGAGCAGATTAACATGCTCTGAGAAAATGGATATTCATGTTACACGACAAACTCATCGTGCCTCTACAAAAGTTGAAGAATAGAAAATGGAAGGTGCAAGGGCTGCCTCGCCTTACAGTACCTCTGAGATGCAACACCGAAAATGTCGCTCTACATGCATTTTGCACAAGAAGCATTTAAACAAGTAGAGAGATAGGTAGAAGAGCAAATAATCCTTCCCTAAAATCATAACAGCTCCGATTCATTCCTCATACAAAGAATGATTCAATGGCTTTCATTTGGACCGAGTGCAAAGTGGTTTGTTTATCAGAAAAGTCATAGTACCAACACCTCTGCTATAGTCATGTTtcacatactttttattttattttattttcggtcTGTATGTTtcacatactttttattttattttattttcggtcTGTATGTTTCAcatactttattattttttggtcatcTATGTTTCACATACTTGAAAGGACGTTATTGGGAGGACTATTGGTGCAATTTTCATTTTAGTCACCATGGAAAGTAACGTTCAGCCAGATATTCGTTGAGCTAACCAGGGGGATTTTTCATTCCCTTGCATTCTTGTTAGCCTACAATTtccgaaaaaattaaaaatgcccGCATAAATAATGACAGAAGAATAGTCTAAATTAGATTAAGTGATGCGAATATTTGGAAATTAAACTGCAGAAAAGCATACCTTTTGAACCAGGCTGCCCCTGAGGCGGCTGACCTTGAGGCGGCTGCCCTTGAGGCGGCTGTCCCTGAGGCGGCTGACCTTGAGGTGCAGCAGAGGGCGGACATGTCGCGGATACCAATGATCCATCAGCACAATAACAAGCCGTTGTATTCTTTGAGATATCATAACCGCAGACACCTTTCGAATGAGCACACCTTTTACACGCCGCAGAATCCACCTCTAACCTGACCTCGAATCCTTGCTTCCCTAGCTCCTCCAAGTTCACCAAGCCATAAGCCAACTGGGACAATAGATTTTGATAGACGGGGATCACTACGCTCTCAGAGCAACTTCCTGGCCCTCTAGCCCCAGAAGCCCATAACCGTATATTGTAGCACGACCACTTCTGGCGCACGAGAACCAGTTCCCAGCGCTTGACAGACCCGGACAGCCGTAGATGATTGTGAAGTTGCTGTAGCCACGGACCATGCTGAAGAGCGCAGGGTCGAAAGTGGAGTTAGTGAAGTCAGGGGAGCAGATTCCGGTGGAGAAATCTTCCCGCGCGATATTTAGGACCGCGGAATTGGGGTCGATGTCGAGAACCTTGTATTTGACATTGGATATCGTGATACTGGCAGCGTTATCCTCGCAAGCAAGTTGTAGCGCCGGGTGGCCACAGCTGTTGGGTCGGTTCCCGCCCCAAAAAGGGAAGCCGACGTCTTGGATATTCCCACAGTTGAACAGGTAGCTGCATTTTGAGTACAAGTCATCATTGCCCTGCGATTGAGTCATATTGATCATCAAGACCAAGAACATGGTGCATAACGGAAGGTGTGTATTCATTCTGGTGGGGACGGATTTCCCGATCAGTTGGATGGACAGGAGGGGTTTTGTTTCAGCAAACAAATAGCAGGCTCAAGAATTGTCACGATGGCCTTCTTAGTTGACCAATCAAAGGCAGTGGGACCCATCTTAATAAAAGAGAGACAGAAAGACTcgttcaacaaaagaaaaagaaaaaaaaaaaagaagaccatCGTGAGatgaaggaaaatgagagaCCATGCCagaaaggggaaagaaagagagaagaagaagaaaggaagggaaaaagagaaaaaggaaaagaaaggaaaagaaagggaaggggCATGAGTGCACGTCACGAGGATTGTGAATTACGGTATTGTGGAGCCGTGGGTTTGACGGTAGTCATTTTAGAGCAACGGTTTTGTCGGAGCGAGATTTTAGAGTTTGCGTGCGAGTTCCAcattgcatttaaatttaaataatcacttttaGTGAACGATTTGTAGCACATAAATATCGTTTTGTTAATGTTTACATGTTGTTTAGTCATTTCTCACTCGAGGCAGTGTTTAATTGATAATATCATAACATAATCATATGAGATTATCAATCAAATGAAATCTTATTTTTATAGGTATATAGTTATATTAAGGTGGTATAACTCATCTTTATCTTGTTCGTGTATAATATATGGAATTGGATAAACAAGTCTTGCTATGattttgtaaatatgtataGTGGATGCTCGATTTGCTAAGATAAGATACGCACTACTCATTACGCTAGTTGCTCATTCCAGTTGTTTTTCATGCTTTCAGATTCCTTAGTTAGCGGCAAATAGGGCGAGAGCGCTATTAGTGGGAAACTTTTGGgagttgatttttatttttatttttaatatggtTTAAGGCTGCATCTTTTGAGAGGAAGGATGATCATGTCATTACCCCTTTTCCTGTCTAACTCAGGATGTGACAAGAAAGATGGGTTGTGAGTGATGAATCACTGAAGTGGAAGATGGGTTggaagatagaaaataattcGGGAAGAGTTGAAAAATAGAAGTCTTTATTGACTTATTAGGAAGCTAAGCCCAATCAATGACCCTATGAAAGGCTCTAACATCGGAAACTTCTTAAAGACTAACTGCATAACTGAAATTAAACTTAAACTAACAAGCAAAGCCATTTCCCATGCTTGTGTCCTGAACTAGCCTCATCTACTTACCACCCAATCCCACCTACCCGATCTACATGGCAATGGAGCTTTTGTGCCCCCTATCTAGTACTATAGTATACTGagataataaatgaaaaaagctTGGGCTAATAAGAAGGGATAAATATCACCAAATCCATGATTAGGTCTACAAAGACAACGCAAGTGATCAAAATTACGAGAAAATCTCAACGTTGAAATTATTCCCAATTGAGAAAGAGAATGTGTGTGCAAGGTAGAAATACATTATCAAGATCtataaaaagttatttatttttaagataatAAGACAATATGACTAAGTTGAAATCATAAAAGCATTAAAGTTTTATTAGCGAAATTGTTGAGCCAATCAAACCTTGATAAAAtgggataattgtccaaaaaattataaacatattatacaTTGATCAGCCCTAAATGATAATTGTCCTCTATATAATGAAGAAAATTCATCCAAACATGGAAGCAGTTCAAGTCTCTAGGTGTTTTGATTTTGAGTATTGAGAATATATGAGATTTGTCTCTGTGATTTTGAGCAAATATCTATCCTTGTCATCTATATCCCTAGAAGGTGGATTcttccttggtggtgagccaagaagctaTATATCCTCGGCTAGTGATTTTCTATAGGCCTTGGTAGTGAACTCTTCTATCTTGAAGTCTTGTATCCTCGACTGGTGATTTTCTATAGGCCTTAGTGGTGAACTTTGTCAATCCCAATCTTGATCCTTGACTAGTGGCATGTTCTATATGCATCGGTTCTAATTGTATTATTCTTTCATTTGCATTTACCTATCGATATCCATTCCAcacaatttgaatctatccatTATCAATCAAAACAACACTTCCCCACCCCACAACCGTAACTTTATCAGCGACCTTCGACAATGAAGTGTGTTTAGAATATGAAGGTGGTCTCGCCAGACAAGATAGATAGGACTTTGGTGGTAAAGGAAAGAGCTCATGGCTTCGTTTAATTATCTCTATCACCTTAGAGATTGGTGGACGATCCGATGAAATGGTTTAAACGCACCACAAGTTTATCTAAACCAATTTCCTCGTGATCTATCCCTCTTCCACAGTCGTTATTCCAGGCCACTTTAGATGTTTGCCTAACTCAAGACGTTGTGGAGGCTGAGGATTGGCAGGTGGGAGCCGCTGGAGCAGTTCAGGGCAAGGCCAGAGTATCCACAGCAGGCATCGGCATTGGCCTTGCCGCCAATGCTTCAAAAAGGGTTGCTTATTTGGAGGCCACTACATTCAGATGAAGAGTGTGTCGGTGAGAAGGCACCACTGCCACCACAGGAGTtgttgaagaagaggaagaggaaatggagtgaGTGATTGGACATCGTGCAGTCCTGCAGATGATTTGAACCACGTCTTGGACTAACCTTCATATGCATACTGACGCATCAACAAGTGTGGATGATGCTAGATATACAGGGACTTGTGATTTGCGAATGTCACTATCAAACTTCTCGATCTCAATAACAGTCTATTACACtgttatatacatatattttgaCTCTCCATTTCTAGTTTCATAGCCTTTGCAGTTACTTCATCAATGTTACCTACCAAATTAAAGGCTAGTTCGGGAACATTCAGATTGTGCAATGGACTTTGACACAAATTCTGTCGGGAGAAATagtcaaattcaaatatattaattaaaacaCATTCAGCCCTAGCggccaaaaaacaaagaaatagcaaaaaaattggcttattgGGCGCTGGAATTCAACTAGGCCAAATCTCAAAGTATACAACtatgcatgtgtttaatttagGGTCGGCTGGCGTTGATGCCATTAACCATATACAAAAGGTCATTTGGTTTTTGGTTAAGGCATGATTAGGTTCATTAGTGTCTGTTAAATGATGTCAGTATCAGTCTTTTTACAAAGGAAGAGTATAAAGACTGAGGAGGCTGCATAACCGGATACCCCACTTCTATGAATTTAGATAGTGCTTATCTCTAACTGAGTTAGATGATTTGCGGTATGTTGGATGTCGTTTTACTTGGACTACTTCTTCTGGTCCTTTGCAGAAGGCAAGGAAGATTGACAGTCCTAGTCAATTCCAAGTGGTGCAAGATTTTTTCATTCTCGGAAGCTTCCTTCCTTACACTAGGTATTTCTGACCATTCCCCTATGGTGGTCAAAGTTTTAAACCCGGTTCATTGAAGGAAGCCTTTCAAATTCTTTGACTTTTGGATGGATCATCCTGATTTCATTCCAATTATCAACCAAGTTTAGTCCATGTTTAGACTAGTGTGCAATCTCAAGGCCCTCAAAGTCCGTCTCGAGACTCTCAACAGCAAATCATTTTCCAACATCTCCATCAGGACTTCTGAAGCAAGGGCTGTGCTCCGGATCACTTAGCTTGACCTTCAGCAAGACCCAAACTCTGTTGCCCTTGCAGAGTTGGAAAAGTGTCAGCGGTGTACCTTCTTGGACTTGCGCTCTAAAGAATAATCCTTTTTCAAGTAAAAGTCTAGCGTTAAGTGGCTAAAGGAGGGGGATCGCAACACTAGATTCTATGATCATTATGTCAACAAAAGGCAGATAAGTCATAGAATTCTTTTGGTTATGGATGCGTCGAGTATCCAAATCACTGAATCGGAGCTTGTTTACCAGCATTTTGTTAGGCACTATCAAGATCTTTTGTCGCCACGGATTATACAAGGAAGACCTTTGGTTGGGGGCATTAGGGAGACTATTCAATTTCCCATCAATGCTGAATAGGTTAGCTTCCTTGATCGGTCCATTTTTGACTCAGAGATCCGTGATACTATCTTCTCTCTAGCTAGAGGCAAAGCTCCTAGACTTGATGGTTTCACGCTGAATTCTTTAAGCATAACCGAGAGATAGTGGGTTAGTTAGTTGTATCGGCAGTGAAGAATTTCTTCATCTCGGGTAAACTCTTAAAGGAGATCAACAACACTATTTTGCTCCTGGTACCAAAAAGCCCGAATGCGACTTCTGTGGATGACTTCAAGCCATTCGCATGTTGTAATACCATCTACAAGTGCATTACTAAAGTTATGGCCAATCGGGTTGCTGCAGTGCTACAGGATGTCATTAGGCATTTCCAAAGTGCATTTGTTAAAGGCCAGTGGATCAGGAATAATATCCTTCTGGGGCAAGAactcttttttggttttcacaTCCAGCCCTACTCACCAAGTGTGCAACCAAGGTGTACTTTAGGAAAGCCTATGACACAGTTGATTGGAACTTCCTTGAGGTTGTCTTTTAGGCCTTCGGATTCCCTAATCACTTCACCCGGCTCATCATGACTTGTGTGAGGACCCTTAAATTTTCCATTGCTTTGAATGGGGAGTTACATGGATTCTTTGCTAGTGGTCGTGGGCTTCGCCAAGGGGACCCCCTTTCTCCCTACCTATTTACATTGGTCATGGAGGTACTTTATGGTATTCTCACTACTCACTCTACGTTGTCAGAGTTCAAATATTTCTGAAGATGCAAAGCAACCAGCCTATTACACTTtttctttgcggatgatgtcTTCCTGCTCTATGAAGCTGACTTGCCTTCAATGAAGCTCTTCAAGGAAGGTCTccaaatcttttcaaattggTCTGGCTTGGTtccaaacacaaataaaagtgaAGTCTACCTTGCAAGAGGATCACCTTCCTCAAGGAACCAAATCCTCCTTACCCTTGGTTTCCACGAAGGAAGCCTACCAGCTCGCTATCTCGGGGTTCCCATAATCACTTCCAGGATCAATAAGGCGGATTGTTGCATTAGTCAACCGCATCACAGCGAGGGTACAATCTTGGACTCATCGCTTCCTATCCTTCGCCGGTCGGCTACagttgattaggtcaagtcatTTATGCCATCCAAGCATATTAGGCTAGTGTCTTTATTTTACATGCAATGGTCTTGGATCAAATCGAAAGAATTCTTAAACAATTCATATGGAAAGGCCCGGAGTTGGGAAGAAGGGGTGCAAAGGTTTATTGGGAAGACGTGTGTTGCCCAAAAGAAGAGGGGGGCCTTGGCATCTGTAAGCTTCGGGAGTATAACAAAGCCGCTATATTAAAACATATTTGGATCCTGTTTGTCGATAATGAATCTTTATGGTGCAAATAGATTCACTCGACCTTCTTAAAAATGTCAAATTCCTGGGTGGCCAAAAAGCCGACATGTTGTtcgtgggcttggaagaagatcctcCAACTCATGACTGAGTTTCGAAGCTCCTTCTATTGGAGAATCGGGGATGGTTGCTGGGTGTCCCTCTAGTTTGATAACTAGCATCCCAAGGGTCCTCTAAACTTGTATTTTCTAGACTCAACCATATATACATCTAGCCTCTCTAGGTAGGTGACGGTGGCGGACCTATTCACTAACCGTGGAGCTTTGACTAAGTTGGTCTTGGACTCTTGGGCGGAACCCATTCCCACTCTTTCC
The window above is part of the Eucalyptus grandis isolate ANBG69807.140 chromosome 6, ASM1654582v1, whole genome shotgun sequence genome. Proteins encoded here:
- the LOC104451918 gene encoding PR5-like receptor kinase — encoded protein: MGIHGSLVPRRYQYIDLKKMTDSFSEKLGQGGFGAVYKGEIRDVGLVAVKILTESKSSPEEFINEVMSISRTSHVNVITLLGFCYERKKRALVFEYMPNGSLDKFMYSRKALNMSSSLEWKILYQIAIGIARGLEYLHRGCNTKILHFDIKPQNILLDQDFIPKISDFGLAKLCHRQDSVVSTLGMRGTVGFIAPEVVFRNLGRISHKSDVYSYGMLILEMLGFRNSDIIVSNNNDMYFPEWIYGNLEPSKDLKLLMNVSEEEEVLVRKMIIVSLWCIQTSPSDRPPIVKVIEMLEGSLGSLQMPPKPILYPPT